In the genome of Impatiens glandulifera chromosome 6, dImpGla2.1, whole genome shotgun sequence, the window CATCTGAAGAAAgaatacgtctaaccacgatctactagttgtctgctactcctactccactcactTTTGTGCAGTCTACCAAGAGtgctaattgtatcaaatgaacgaatgccacgtacgcaaatatccttccaactTCTTGTCTAGTATAAGACAACTTCATATGATATTTGGCGCACTATCTTTTCGTTGCGGCCACAGTCCATATGCTCAGAGTCTATTGTATTCTGGTACTATTTGAGGCCTTCCAACGAacacttgccacgtgtccacgaagaagattcgaccgttggtgtcttTCTACTATAAATAGATGCTGAAGGACAACAGATGAATCACCTCACTAAAGTAATCTTACAGAATCACTGATTTAAACACTTGCTAACTCATTCACTCTTGTTCTTGCTGATCTCTATCATCATTCAAGCTcaagagagaaaatcaattactgtctagctgtgagaatattattgagaatattgtaagttgaatagaggttgttctattcaatagagagttagttatctcagtaagttgtatttgattcaaagtatttagtggatatccttctggttgtggaagaaggtgtaacgtaggagttttatctccgaacatccataaaacttatgttctttactttctgccatttacCTTCAATCGGTTCAAAGTTTCAAATCTgacaaacacttccgcacttgaatccgtttcaagagtACGAAGGATTTGTAaagaatataaacatatattaatacctcacaggattattatcgaattgtttatcataagttgttaacaatagtcagaccctagtctctattgttagtACCGATCCTATCAAGTTTTTTCCTTTGAGATTAAATAactctcatttatatcattttgcatgtatcattttcaaaaataaaataaaataatcttgttGACGCTCatcacatataaatatttagtgTTGATCccattaaaatataactttaggATTATAATTTTCAGGATTAAGATTACCTTGTTTAGCCGTACATATGTCCTTTTTTAGCTTGTATTAAGTTGGTCAATTATTTGTCTCATTCGTATACTTGATTTCATCTCATAACTATATGTGGTTGCTTTTggaattgtattttttttcttttaaattgtgTGAATGATCCAAGACCATGGCATCAATATCTTCTAAAGTATCGCAACTTATAGATCTTAAAGTTTAGTACAAACATATCAATGAaactcatcttcatctttgttgTAAATGATAGTTCAACACGTGTGCTTCGTTCAAAATAGTTCGCCCTAGTTTTTACTATCAAAGTTAGGGTTTCACCTAGTTTCTTATTGGTTTTCATTCTTGATGAATCcgaagaaaataatttaaagaaaaaatttcaataaactTTTTCCCAAATTTTGAAAGATTATCTTGATGTATGTCTTTCTCTTCCACTTCTTCCTCTTCAAGTAAAATCGTTGCCTTCAAAGTTGAACGGCTCTAATACCATAGAGAGATCCAATACTCTCAACGGAATTAATggacattaataaataaattaacaacatAAACAAACTTGCATTACTGAAAGAAATTTCAATTCCCTTGGTTTTAGAACTCATTTTAACGGGAGATAATTTGTGAAGtctacaaaaacaacattacGACAATCTAGTTCAACTAACTAACGCTACATTTTACCTCCCAAGCGTCATTCTAGGAAAACGTGAAATCAGTTTTGAAGAACATGGTAGCATACGAGGTTTGCACATCCTCTAGGTCATTGGTATTGCAAGTTACACCAAGATGACGAATGGAATGATCAACACATACGAGAGTAATCGATTTCTTAGGGAAAAAGTGATCATAGTGAACCAACTGAAGAGCAAAGAAATGTGGTTTATCTGTGCAACAAGATTAGTTAATTTAACATACTAACAAAAGTGTTGTCTCTTGATCAAACACCATTGAAACTTGACAAGCATTATAGATGTTGTTGAAGGGTTAAGGatagaaaatatcaatttttatattttggaatCATGTCAATTTTGACATATTGCTTGCActtatcatattttttcttttgttgtaaACGAGTTTACAAGTTTTTTCTATCTTTATAGGTGTTAATATGTATCACAAGATCCaatcaacaaattaatttattcatatttactCATTCGGAAGGAATATAATTATAGTTTGACGATGTAATTAAAAGTATCCAACATCAATATGCACTAATTTAGGTATAAAGAAGGAATTTATCGGCACATAAATGTTTCATAGCATAAACTTTCCTAGAATTTTATGGCACAATTTTTTGTTATCAAAGTTATTCTTTTGCAACTTACATCTAAATCAACATTAACGACGATAGAATAACATTGATTGAAGATTTTTTATGTGGTTATATAAAGGTTTATAATGCCCgcacaatattttatttttctatctgagcattagttttaatatttagtgatgtttaatattattttagttttctttaatatttattgggaattttaattatttgagtttttttaatattttaaaggtaTTTTTGCTTATCAAAAGTAACTTATAAACAGCAGATTGCAATACCTATATGGACTTTTTTAATTAGACATTCTTGAATATGCTTCCAACACATCTAAAAAAATCATGGAATAAATGgtaaaaaaccaaaataataagAAGAGACGAAGATGAACTATATGTATGAAGAAcgacttaatttaatttttttatcaagatttattcttgtcaaaaacaaatatcataTAAACTAAACTCATTAAGGTAACTTACATTGGAAGAGTCGGTGCCTAAATAGTTAAAAGTTAGGGGTTTATTGACACTTAAAAACCTCTAAGTTGAAGTGAAGGTTATAACTATGAAGTAATTCTAactttctatattaaaaaataaagaataacatAAATTACTTAGAAGGGGTAATTTACATTGTAATAGTGACTTCTTTAATGTATTTCCTCTTGTCTcgcataatatatttttcatacacTTTTAGAATCATACATAGAGATTTAcgctaaatatatatatatatatatatttatatatggtgtctttatttttgttcaaaaaatatttattttaaaaataatcgtcgatgataaataattcaaataaaaaatatcgaCAATAAAAAGATGCGCTACAAATATGTAATAACTCTTGCTAACAATTTTTGTgtgttatcttttttttaagattaattcAATATTGTGAAAATCTATTTTCATATTACATCAATAAAATCTTTGTGATAAAGATaagaaatatatcaatttaataaatatatttaatgctATATTGATTTTggtaagtaaataatatattcaatccCTTTATATATGTTTCAAAAACCTTTGAAATGTATCtcatcaaaaaaaatatcactATAAAGAAAAAGATTTCGATTAAGATGATTAAAAATACAGATAGTTCACTAACGTTTTTAAAGAGAAAGTTCAGCGCTTTCAAGAAAGCTGATTAGCTTTCCACTCTTTGTGGAAATGAGCTAGCAGTAGTCATGTTTAGTCCAAGTAGTAAAGCTTTCTCTTATGGAAACCCCAGTGTATATTCCATATTAGATCAATTCATGGGCCTTGATCCCTTGAAAACACTTTACCCAATATCCCATGAACTCTTAGAGGCACAAAACAatttagattgaagctcgaatAGTTGAGGTTGAAGATATGTTCAAACTTGAATAACAACGAGAACAAATATTGTCACTAGATATGACTAACCATGCTAATAAAAGATGGTGGGAGCAATCCATTGAGGAGATGAGCTTAACTGAGTTACATTTGAGGAAGGATAAGATGGAAGAGCTAAAAATGTTTTTTGAGAGcggaaaaaaaatgaagatgttGGTCGAATGATTTCATGATTATTGAGAAACaaattagttattaaaatatgtttgataggactttgttttattttattagtctaAGAGCTTAGTGGTTCTAGAATTggttctttctttttctttttctttttttctaatgttttaaaatttggttATCAGTCTTTTACTTTTTATGCCCTGTCTATTTTATATAAGTAGTTTTCTTGAtgatttattgatatttatatttattttggattcaaataatatatcaagTTATTGTTAGAAATTCACACTTATTTTGTACAGGCCCGAACCTGCTGTGTAATAAGTCAGACAGTTGTCTTAGGCCCAAATATTTTTGGAGCACcaaaactttcaaaaaaaaattataatgatatgttcatgggattatttttaaaaatcccataaataataattgataacctatcaatgataagctctaacttaatttgtatccaaaaaaataaaaataaaaaacactatttTACTTGGAGAAAAGAAACGCACGATTcccatttatcaacaaaatcaaggaaaacGAAAAAGAAATAGGAACAAGCattctggaaaaagaaaaagaaacacttCCCCCAAACCCTAAGCTCGTCGTTGATCCTCCTGCTTGCCGGAATCGGAGTAGAAAACTCAGTCGTCTCCTTCCCCGAGCTCTTGGGCCTTTTTCGCTCGTTCCAGCCTTGTTTCTCGGCATTGTGCCACTACCCACTAGGGTTCTTCCTCCGATTTTTCGGTGATATTTTAGTTCtatttacttgattatttttagtTGTTGAGGCTTGTCTAGTGGAATGGTGAATTCATAGTCTGTATCTTGCATTATTGCATAGTGGAAGTGCAACATTGTGGTTAATCATAGAACTATTTCTAGAACTCCGATGTTGATGGATCAGATTTATTTCTAAAACTAAAGTTGTTAAGAcattctgttaggatctagttcgccgctgggggaccggggttgggccagtttgcgcgtctcactcaaaggatggtgattaatcctgttagagattaacaccggggtttcaatactacacaatctgtcacaaacccttgaaccaggttcaagcgcggaagatgttTTTTTTAGGTTGAAGTAGCACACACACAAGacaggcagaaccggttttgaataggacaggtttggaaattgatgggtcggtttttttATAGCTTGATGATTCGGTTTGAGTGGTGTAGAGTCGGTTAAagcggtgtaggtaggttagtataggtcggttagaatgtagaaccagcagaaagtaaataacaagacaggtttttatggatgttcgaagataaaactcctacgtcaccccttcctctcgaaaccgcgagaaggatattcactaaggaatacaaatacaatccgatcgagacttatttcctgctcgataacacccgtacaatttacactgaaattgtaaatacacacttcaacttagcacttaagcttttctagagagagaacacactcttatcacttgtagattaaatgttTACTGTGTCCTCTTTAAAATCTCTTGTGTCCCActtttactcttcttcagctgctccttttataggtgaaatatgccaacggtcatatttcacttccttgaatttgattggttgagcagaggttcagtgattcagacctggcggtcaactgttcagacctggcggtcaacttcacagacttggcagtccgttcttccagtgtgtaagacaaacctgccaagtttgtcttttactcaatatggtgactattggttagacagttgtctgtacttggaagatttcctttctgatttatcctgaagtagaaagatcttgtaggactgtcttctgcagcctgcagactttcctcagacttgtatgaatatggaaatgttcagtctgttcctttggtatcattctcaacagatatccgaagtatcttcttatgttggtcggtcatttgatTTAGCctgatgacttccggttattaaccagctgtctggtgtttccagccttcttttgagcggtcatgtttcaggtcggtttgataacttgaccggtggagcttcttaaccggttgagtgatCTGACCGATTGGTTTTCTCAAACCGGTTTGgtactttgactggtccggttctttgttcctgcatggaaggtttatttgtgttaagttctgtgaaccagtctaattttatctaacacattCATTACCCGGAGAAGCAAAAAGAGCGATTGATgtgctgaattatttgaaaacaatggatGGTTGTTATCCAAATTTCTATATCGCATATCGAGTTTTGCTGATTATACCAATTACTGTTGCATCTGCGGAAAGGAGTTTTTTCAAATTGAAGTTGATTAAAACTTATCTTCGATCAACTATGACGCAAAAAAGACTAAATGAGTTAGCTATGTTATCtatcgagaaaaaaattattgagaaagttgattatgcaaacttgatcaatacttttgtttcaaaaaatgcgagacgaataatattcaagtgactatgtactagttcggaacataaattttatattttgtttggatcttctttatttttttagtatttacttatgacatattattttgatgatattttatttctagaatttatgttacaaatactattatatttaaatcgataaaaaaatatatgtatgaatattaagcTTTGAGGGCACCAAGTTTTGTGCTCACCTCAGGTCTCGAAATCTCATTTCCGGCACtgattttgtataatatataatatttttgcaaTATGTTTAAAGTGAAAACTCAATAAATACAattcttattataaaaatagatGGTATAAACATccttctttaattatattataagagGACAGTGAGACTATATAGTTTGATTAATTAGATATGATTCAATTATCATTTGGAATTCGATTTGaacaattgtttttataatataggGTTTGAACATTTGTGGTTggattatttttcatttataactGATGGGTCGTCAGTTTCTTGTCGAAATTAATAGTGTTAAAAAACTTCTCATTTTAACTATGATCGTGATTTACATTAACAAAGTAAAATACAATGGTTAAATCGTGATTTTATAGATCATTCATATGAATAggaattaaatcattaaatatccttaattttaaataataatgaatgactGAATGTAATTCCAATTgagtgtaaaaaaaaataaattaataaataaaatcttttgcAAAAGCACAATTACTCATTTTCCATATTAATATCCATCTAAAGTGATTTCCATAATTTTTTGCATAAAAAAAGTACTTCTCAGTAATTTCCATAATCTTTTcgaataaaatttttatttaacacaTTCTTACAAGATTGTCTGCATCTtctatctaaaattattttgtattttaaaaaaagggataatatttttaattagttattattttgcAAGAAAAAACTACATTAATAtcctaatgttttttttgttctaaAACACAAACTACTAAACAGATTAAATTGGAACAAAAAAATAAcgaaaataacaataaaaagaaacaaacaaataaaaaaccttTCTAATTCATTATGTCTTTCATGATGGATGATTGGAGGTGAATGACGATTATTAGGTAGATTATCTTGTATTAAAAAACGACTTAAGTATAGAACCTAAAGGTTTAAtgtgttggaattatttccaatatatgtacatatattatttaataattgtatattagttgttatcataataaaagattaaaacccaaataaagtgattattaaagtataaatattatgggcttatttagacatttataataaatatggagtcATATTtatgtagaagcagaaatatcatttattatttcgttgatgggccgaataataaatgggtatattagagctaggtccccaacccatatagatagcctactTATTGtgtttctctcatcagacaatatggtttatgttcatctctcaagaacactcaagaagggctatcgatataggtttggaagacttaaaccccacccacatcaaatATTCCGATCCAGGTTCAGATCAAGAACAAGAAGATACAAGATCAAGATAAGATCAAGAAGaggagaataacgaagaacgacttaatgaactGTTCTTCATTCCAGATTAAGGTACGTTttcgcaattacagtttatctcaatttatcgacatagggTATTAaagattatagacttaaggattaaagatctagattaaagattctaacatAATGTGTCATAGGGTTGGACTGATGACTATTTATATAGTCTCATCCAAGAGTATGTTCTCTCTAGTATTAGTGAATTTCGAGAAAATGATGAAACGTTAATAGTGGGTGTTTGAGTATGAAGATAAAAAATGTTGGACCCAACGAATAAACCAAACACAATACTTGTAGAGAAAACAAAGAGAAAACAAAGAGCAATAAATCAATAGTCGGTGATTGAGCATGAAGATAAATAATGTTGGAGCGAACAAATAAACCAAACACAATATTTTTAGAGAAAACATAGAGCaataaattaagagaaataaataaattactagaaccaataatttatatgatgaacaatAAAGAGTGAACAAGAAGATACAAGATCAAGATAAGATCAAGAAGaggagaataacgaagaacgacttaatgaaccgttcttcattccagattaaggtacgtttccgcaattacagtttatctcaatttatcaaCATAGAGTATTAAAGATCatagacttaaggattaaagatctaAATTAAAGATTCTAACATAATGTGTCTTAGGGTTGGACGGATGACTATTTATATAGTCTCGTCCAAGATTATGTTCTCTCTAGTGTTAGTGAATTTCGAGAAAATAATGAAACGTTAATAGTCGGTGTTTGAGTATGAAGATAAACAATGTTGGACCCAACGAATAAACCAAACACAATACTTGTAGAGAAAACAAAGAACAATAAATCAATAGTCGGTGATTGAGTATGAAGATAAACAATATTGGACCcaacaaataaatcaaacacaatatttGTAGAGAAAATAAAGAGCaataaattaagagaaataaataaattactagaacctataatttatatgatgaacaatCAAGGGTGAACAATTGTCTAGGAATTGAAGAGTGTATAAGGTAGGATTTATTGTTTTCGACCTATTTCTCTAACTCTCTAGTGGTAAggtgaattaaaaatatatatttactaatatactaaataaagtttatatatatatatatatatatatatatatatatatatatatatatatatatatattttgtttgtgtatACAAATCTGATAAAGGGTcatatttatccaaataaacatatatgaacaattgaaataactttatttttttccatttttcttcaaatacaTGCATGAACTGTCACCCTTCTCTTAGAATATGCAGCCTTCCTAGTCTATTTCGTtgttaaaagatttaaaatttgGTATAGTACAAAATTGAAGAGGACTCGTGACTTGCAATCTTGATGGAAAAGAATCCAATTGTTTTCTAAGAACTACccgaattttattttatttttttggaaaaacaaattagcgttatttcattaaaaaatttcaaaaacgggaaaaacacgaatttaaaagataattctAGAAAAACCATATTAGAATAAACCATATTTTGGATTTATATTCATcgattataaatatttcatataagaATTTGCTGATTGGAATATTTCGAAAATAAAAATTGGGTTTAGGAAACTAAAATTTAGAAAAGACGAGGGATAAtgaaaaaaatcacaatttcCATTTGTTTTTAATCCATgtgatattttttaacaatttcgtATAAAGAACAAAATATTTGTGTTACGTACAAagtgaaatcaaattcaaaaattaaatgtcAAGATCTTCCCAACCATTTCAAGATATCAAGATTAACCTATAATTCATCCTTGCTAATAACTAAAATGTTGATTATACttcaagaaaatcaagaaaagaAGATGcagataagaagatgaataaaaaaaaggaagattTCTATCATTAGCAAAATCTGAAACATACCAAAACAACATTCAATTTGAAAGTACTACTCAACTTCACCTAAAGAAAATATGTATGAACAAGGAAAAGAACAATGAGAAAATCATATAGAGAACTTTTGATCTTCTAACAAGTGTAATGCAACCGAATCTGAGAGTCCACTCACCCCAAGATCATCTGCTGCGTATACTAAAGCTAGCATTTCTTTTATGTCAAGGTTCTTGAATAATTCAAACTCGAGTTTCTTCAACTTGTGGATCTTTGAGATTTTTAAATGAAGACTCTTTATCTTCATATTCCTCAAGATTAACGGTTCTGAACTATCGGAATGCTCCTCCACGGGGTCGGGCCGAGAATGCCAATCGCAGTACTCTATAACCATAGCGAGATTCTTAccatcaatttttttaagagGAATCACAGCCGGAGGTAATATTATTGGGTGTTGGATAACCAACTTTATCATATGCATCATTAAGGCCACACGCTCCAAAATAATAAACTCGATGCCATCGGAGCTCCTTAGGGTTACCACTTTTGGATTTCTATTgttggaggaagaagatgaCATCTTGCCTTGTTGCTTCGTTCTTTTTGATCTCAAACAATATTGGAAAATTGTGGCAAgttgctcatatatatattaatctccTCGGTgcatttacttaatttaaattataaccCTATTTCATgtaacttaataaaataattaatttgaaattatttggaTAACTATTTATAAAACATTTGTCTAGGgataagtgattttttttttcattttcacttAACTGGGTTCGAATTTgaattatatcatattatattttgaagtatcctaattttaactatttagaATGACCATCTTACTTTAACTTCTAAATAATTGatcacatttataaaaaaattattagtttctctttaattttttttaaattttcaactcTTTCCACACACTACACCTtctttaaatcatttaaatttgtaaCTCGGGTAAATTCTAGGGTGACAATTCGGGTCGGGTTCAAGTTGACAAATTAGCAGGTTGAGCAATACTAATTTGAACCTCACAAGTTTAATAACTCAAGTCAAAATCTCTAACATAAACTAACATATTTATTGTAATTGATCTGAATCTGACTGAATTGATTGAACTCAACtagatttaattaatatcaaatctcttttttaaaatgatatcaaCACAAAAGAATAACAAGTAAGTGAGTGAGTAAGAAATGACAAATACAAAATCATACAAGAAAAATTGTAAATGAGTTGGCAGATCTATTTTCGGGTCATTCCAGGTTGACCCggattttaacatgtttattaattagattaaatggGTTGTCCTGATTTCCACCTCACCTTAAGCTAATTTTTATGTATTCGGTTCGGTTCATTTTTTGTTGTGTCGGTAAGAAATTGTCAGTACTACTTAATTCTTCCATTATTAATGTATCAGACTCCAATTTAAACCAATTGATGGCTTAATTTTTGTTATACAAATATGATAAACACAAATGTACATAAATTAAggtacaaataataaattgagaTATGGTTGAAATCTAAGATATACAAAAATTGCATTACTCATCTGGTCGAGTATGAGATCTTGAATTATTTGTGActgaatcaattaaaaatgaattgaatcaaaattcagtTTTTTGGTTGTGAAAATTTTCACCTAAGTTAATTTTAACAGCAACTGATGAACAATGAGATGTGGTTGATCTATGCAACAagattagtttatttaatagatTAACAAAAGTGATTagt includes:
- the LOC124943521 gene encoding uncharacterized protein LOC124943521, translating into MSSSSSNNRNPKVVTLRSSDGIEFIILERVALMMHMIKLVIQHPIILPPAVIPLKKIDGKNLAMVIEYCDWHSRPDPVEEHSDSSEPLILRNMKIKSLHLKISKIHKLKKLEFELFKNLDIKEMLALVYAADDLGVSGLSDSVALHLLEDQKFSI